AAACCAGAGACAAATCCTAGTGGCATGCTTACGTAGAACCAGTTTACTTCTTGTCCCTCTCCAATTCCCCTACCTCCATTCCTGACACCATGTTCATTACCACTTCCTTTGCAATCCTTTAATGGAGATCCACAAAGATGGTTACCAGCATAACATGATTCATTAAAGCTTTGTAGTTGACTACTTGTGGGTATTCTGCCAGTGAAATTGTTAGAGGACAAGTTCAAGTGGCTCAAAAATGTCATACTTGACATGCTTTCAGGAACAGAACCAGAGAGCTGGTTTTGAGAGAGATCAAGAGATTCTAGCGATTTCATACCACCAATGTTTTCAGGGATCTTTCCGGACAAGTGATTCTGGGACAAATTCAGTGACTGCAATCCTTGGAGGCTTGTCACTTCATGGGGAATCTTTCCTGAAAATTTGTTACGGGAGAAATCTAAAACTTTGACCAAGTTGAGGGTGCTGTCGTATTCAAGTAGTTGGCCTTTCATCACAACTGATGCAGATTCCGAGAGAGGTCCTGCAATAGCAGCATACAGTATGGCGTTGCCCCAAGAACCACTCCCTCTGACCATGGCAGTGAAGTTGCTTATACATCTTGGTATGCTCCCAAAGAAATTGTTATCCGCAAGGTCAAAAATATGGAGAGAATTAAGAGCACATAAATGGTCTGGTATGCTACCTCCAAACTTGTTTGACCG
This genomic window from Gossypium raimondii isolate GPD5lz chromosome 10, ASM2569854v1, whole genome shotgun sequence contains:
- the LOC105775348 gene encoding receptor-like protein EIX2, encoding MVRGSGSWGNAILYAAIAGPLSESASVVMKGQLLEYDSTLNLVKVLDFSRNKFSGKIPHEVTSLQGLQSLNLSQNHLSGKIPENIGGMKSLESLDLSQNQLSGSVPESMSSMTFLSHLNLSSNNFTGRIPTSSQLQSFNESCYAGNHLCGSPLKDCKGSGNEHGVRNGGRGIGEGQEVNWFYVSMPLGFVSGFWCVLGPLVISRQWRIMYFRFLEQMWWKVCDFVAKIKFFFLIIDVVTSILLFKFCW